GCCGAGGGGTACCGCTGGTCCAGCGAGTTCAGGCTCGTCTTGACCTGGTTCCCCGCGTTATCGAGGGAGTTGGCCAGGCCCTGTGCCCCGTTGCTGAGGGCCGTCGGGTTGTCGGCCGGCAGCGCCTGTGCCTGGTTCTGCGCCTGCACGAAGGCCGACCGGATCCCCTCGAGCCCGCTCACGAGGCCCTGGGAGATGGCCCGACCGTTCGAGACCGACGGAGCCCCGGCGGCTTGGACACCAGAGATCATCGTGTTGGTGGACGCCACGGCGCCACCGAGGAAGTTCACGAACTGGGTCTTGATCTGTTGCAGGTCGCTGCCGTTCAGCCCCGACACGGCGGTGCTGCTGCTGCTCTGCAACTGGTTCACCCAGCCCGTGATCCTCCCGCACACCTGGTTGGCCCACTGGCTGGCCGTGAGACTGGCCTGGGTCGACGACGAGCTCGACCCGCTCGAGCTCGACCCACCACTGCAGGCGGCCACCGTCAACCCTGCCGCCAGGCTCACCGCTGACGCGAGCCCGATCCTCGCGGCTCGCCGACGTCGCGGTGATCCCACCTGACGAGCAGGCATCCACGGTTGCATTGGAACCCCCTGGTGCGGCCTTCGCACGAGCAGCGTAGGAGAAGGCGCACCTACGGCGTCACTTCGCCGACTTGCAGTTCGCTGCGTTGTTGAAGGCCTGGTCCACCTGACTGGACGAGTTCGCGTACCTCTGCCCGAAATTGTCCAGGTTCGTCGGGGCTTGGCTGGATGCTGTCTGCAACGTGGCACCCGGTCAACGCCAAGAACACCGCTGCACAGGGCGGTGCGCCGGACGACCATCGGCTCGCCGACATGGTAGTCATACAGCCTGATGGGCTACTCGATCGCAGGCAAGACGGCCCTCGTGACCGGCGCCTCGTCCGGCATCGGCGCTGCGGTGGCCACGGACCTGGCCCGGCGGGGCGCCACCGTAGGGATCTGCGCCCGACGCGAGGACCGTCTGAGTGACGTGCTCGCCGAGTGCCGGGCCGCATCCCCCGACTGCCGGATGTGGGTCGCCGACCTGTCCGAGCTCGGCCAGGTAAGCGACCTCGGCCGACGCGCCGTCGCCGAGCTGGGCGGGATCGACATCCTGGTCAACAACGCGGGCATGCCCAAGCGTCGGCACGTCACCGCGCTCACGCCGCAGGTGGTTGACGAGGTCATGGCCCTCAACTACCTGTCGCCCGTGCGGCTCACGCTCGCCCTGCTTCCGCACATGCTCGACCGGGGCGCGGGCCGCGTCGTCAA
The DNA window shown above is from Acidimicrobiales bacterium and carries:
- a CDS encoding SDR family oxidoreductase, which gives rise to MGYSIAGKTALVTGASSGIGAAVATDLARRGATVGICARREDRLSDVLAECRAASPDCRMWVADLSELGQVSDLGRRAVAELGGIDILVNNAGMPKRRHVTALTPQVVDEVMALNYLSPVRLTLALLPHMLDRGAGRVVNISSVAARLGPPGEAAYSASKAALTAWSESMAVDLWDTGIRLHVVNPGIIDTELFGLPDNDPFVADIEALPPQVVADAIAEQLDADIFEIYVPDWFSAIAAEKAKDVGQFLAGSAAWTRQQRQTEHGGGAS